The following proteins are co-located in the uncultured Draconibacterium sp. genome:
- the rpsD gene encoding 30S ribosomal protein S4, protein MARYRGPKSKIARKFGEPIFGPDKAFEHKNYPPGMHGLSSKRRKKSEYGLQLKEKQKAKYTYGILEKQFRGLFKKASASKGITGEVLLQLLESRLDNVVFRMGIAKTRAAARQFVSHKHITVNGSVVNIPSYSVKPGDVVGVREKSKSLEEITDSLHSRRSSQYEWLEWNGDLMTGKFLNRPEREEIPENIKEQLIVELYSK, encoded by the coding sequence ATGGCAAGATATAGAGGACCAAAATCTAAGATAGCTCGTAAATTCGGTGAACCGATTTTCGGACCAGACAAAGCTTTCGAACACAAAAACTACCCTCCGGGGATGCACGGTTTGTCTTCGAAAAGAAGAAAAAAGTCTGAATACGGGCTACAGTTGAAAGAAAAGCAAAAAGCAAAATATACCTATGGTATTTTGGAAAAACAATTCCGTGGACTCTTTAAAAAAGCTTCGGCTTCAAAAGGGATTACCGGTGAAGTATTGTTACAATTACTCGAATCGAGATTGGACAATGTTGTTTTCCGTATGGGTATCGCTAAAACACGGGCAGCAGCTCGTCAGTTTGTTTCGCACAAACATATTACAGTTAATGGAAGTGTAGTAAATATTCCTTCTTATTCGGTTAAACCCGGCGACGTTGTTGGCGTTCGTGAGAAATCGAAATCATTGGAAGAAATTACAGACTCATTGCATTCGCGCAGAAGTTCACAATACGAATGGTTGGAGTGGAACGGTGATTTAATGACCGGTAAATTCCTGAACCGTCCGGAGCGCGAAGAAATTCCAGAAAACATCAAAGAACAACTTATCGTAGAGTTGTATTCAAAATAA
- the rpsK gene encoding 30S ribosomal protein S11, whose amino-acid sequence MAKKTGSSRKRTVVVEANGMAHIHSSFNNIIVTLTNMNGEVISWSSAGKKGFRGSKKNTPYAAQVASEECAKTAYDLGLRKVKVYVKGPGNGRESAIRALATIGIQVTEIVDVTPLPHNGCRPAKRRRV is encoded by the coding sequence ATGGCAAAAAAGACAGGATCAAGTAGAAAGAGAACGGTGGTGGTTGAAGCCAATGGTATGGCACACATCCACTCGTCTTTCAACAATATCATCGTTACGCTGACTAATATGAACGGAGAGGTTATCTCTTGGTCGTCAGCGGGGAAAAAAGGATTCCGTGGTTCGAAAAAGAACACTCCCTATGCAGCTCAGGTAGCTTCTGAAGAGTGTGCTAAAACTGCTTACGACCTTGGACTTCGTAAAGTTAAAGTATACGTTAAAGGACCTGGTAACGGTCGCGAATCTGCAATCAGAGCTTTGGCTACCATCGGTATCCAGGTAACTGAAATTGTTGATGTGACTCCACTTCCACATAATGGTTGTAGACCAGCAAAAAGAAGACGTGTTTAA
- the rpsM gene encoding 30S ribosomal protein S13 has protein sequence MARIVGVDIPNNKRGEVALTYIYGIGRSRAKSILEEAGIDLNSKVQDWNDDQFAAVREIIGDNFKVEGELRSEIQMNIKRLMDIGCYRGIRHRIGMPVRGQSTKNNARTRKGKRKTVANKKMATK, from the coding sequence ATGGCACGTATTGTAGGTGTTGATATTCCAAATAATAAAAGAGGTGAGGTAGCCCTTACCTATATTTATGGTATTGGCCGCAGCAGGGCAAAAAGTATTCTTGAAGAAGCGGGAATTGATCTTAACTCAAAAGTTCAAGATTGGAACGACGACCAGTTCGCAGCTGTTCGTGAGATAATCGGTGACAACTTTAAAGTTGAAGGTGAATTACGTTCTGAAATCCAGATGAACATTAAACGACTAATGGATATTGGTTGTTACCGTGGCATCCGTCATCGTATCGGTATGCCGGTTCGTGGACAAAGTACCAAGAACAATGCACGTACCCGTAAAGGGAAACGTAAAACTGTTGCTAATAAGAAAATGGCCACTAAATAA
- the rpmJ gene encoding 50S ribosomal protein L36: MKTRVSVKKRSEDCKIIRRKGRLYVINKKNPKFKQRQG, encoded by the coding sequence ATGAAAACTCGTGTTTCAGTAAAAAAACGTAGCGAAGATTGTAAAATCATTCGTAGAAAAGGACGTTTGTATGTGATTAATAAAAAGAACCCAAAGTTTAAACAAAGACAAGGGTAG
- the infA gene encoding translation initiation factor IF-1, which produces MAKIPSIEQDGTIIEALSNAMFRVELENGHVITGHISGKMRMHYIKILPGDKVKVEMSPYDLTKGRITFRYKN; this is translated from the coding sequence ATGGCAAAAATACCTTCCATAGAACAAGATGGAACAATTATAGAAGCATTATCGAACGCGATGTTTCGGGTGGAATTGGAAAATGGACATGTTATTACAGGTCACATTTCCGGTAAAATGAGAATGCATTATATTAAAATTTTGCCAGGAGATAAAGTTAAAGTTGAAATGTCTCCTTACGATTTAACTAAAGGTAGAATTACATTTAGATACAAAAATTAA
- the secY gene encoding preprotein translocase subunit SecY, whose protein sequence is MKRFIETLKNIYKIEDLRFRIGTTLFLLLIYRLGSFVSLPGIDPAQLENLQNQTSDGLLGLINMFSGGAFAQASIFALGIMPYISASIVIQLMGIAVPYFQRLQKEGESGRRKINQITRYLTVLILIPQASAYLTNLHYQLPDSAFAMSGVWFNIPSIVILTAGSMFVLWLGERITDKGIGNGISLIIMIGIIARLPMAVVQEFGSRINGGGLVMFLIEFVILFIVFMASIALVQGTRRIPVQYAKRIVGNKQYGGVRQYIPLKVNAAGVMPIIFAQAIMMVPITIVGVANSENLRGVAAALSNITGFWYNFTQFLLVVAFTYFYTAITINPTQMAEDMKKNGGFIPGVKPGKKTVEFLDTVMSRITLPGSIFLGLVTILPAFAMMAGISQSFAYFYGGTSLLILVGVVLDTLQQIESHLLMRHYDGLMKSGRIKGRPGGGM, encoded by the coding sequence ATGAAACGATTTATCGAGACCCTAAAGAACATTTATAAGATTGAAGACCTAAGGTTCAGAATTGGAACAACATTGTTTCTCCTGTTAATTTACAGGTTAGGCTCGTTTGTTTCGTTACCGGGAATAGATCCTGCGCAGTTAGAAAACCTTCAGAATCAAACTTCTGATGGTTTACTGGGCTTGATCAATATGTTTTCAGGTGGTGCCTTTGCACAGGCTTCTATCTTTGCTTTAGGAATCATGCCGTATATTTCTGCCTCAATCGTTATCCAGTTAATGGGTATCGCAGTTCCCTACTTCCAGAGGTTGCAGAAGGAGGGAGAGTCAGGAAGAAGGAAAATAAATCAAATTACGCGCTATTTAACAGTGCTTATTTTGATTCCTCAGGCATCAGCATATCTAACTAATTTACATTATCAGTTGCCCGATTCGGCGTTTGCAATGTCAGGTGTATGGTTTAATATTCCATCCATTGTTATTCTTACTGCAGGATCGATGTTCGTTCTCTGGTTAGGAGAGCGTATTACTGATAAAGGAATTGGGAATGGTATTTCGCTGATTATTATGATTGGTATTATAGCTCGTTTACCGATGGCAGTGGTTCAGGAATTTGGATCACGTATCAACGGTGGCGGTCTGGTTATGTTCCTAATTGAGTTTGTTATTCTGTTCATCGTGTTTATGGCATCCATTGCGCTGGTTCAAGGAACCCGCAGGATTCCTGTACAATACGCGAAACGAATTGTGGGTAACAAACAATACGGTGGAGTACGTCAGTACATTCCTCTTAAAGTTAATGCTGCAGGTGTAATGCCTATCATTTTTGCTCAGGCAATTATGATGGTGCCTATTACAATTGTTGGTGTTGCTAATTCTGAAAACCTTCGTGGTGTTGCGGCTGCATTGTCAAACATTACCGGGTTTTGGTATAATTTTACACAATTTTTATTAGTGGTAGCTTTTACGTATTTTTACACCGCTATTACTATTAACCCTACCCAAATGGCAGAGGATATGAAGAAAAACGGTGGTTTTATTCCGGGTGTTAAACCAGGAAAGAAAACTGTTGAATTTCTTGATACTGTTATGTCGAGAATAACTTTACCGGGATCTATTTTCCTTGGTTTGGTAACCATTCTTCCGGCATTCGCCATGATGGCAGGAATTAGCCAATCGTTCGCTTATTTTTATGGTGGAACATCGCTGTTAATCCTTGTAGGTGTTGTGTTAGATACATTACAACAGATTGAAAGCCACTTGTTAATGCGTCATTATGATGGTCTGATGAAATCAGGTCGAATTAAAGGACGTCCGGGTGGAGGAATGTAA